Genomic window (Dolosigranulum savutiense):
TCCTTGTAGATAACTTGTGATCGACATTTTAGACTTGCCAGCTGGTTGTACCTGGATTAATGCAATCGCCTTTCCATCGCCTGCCGCAACATGTAATTCATCCGATGACACATGAATAATCTCCCCAGGTGAAGCTGAGGTATGACGCGCTACTTCCGCTACATCCCACAGCTTAAATCGCTCGCCTTGGAAAAATGTATGTGTACTTGGAAACGGTCTAAAGGCTCTTACTTTATTATAAATCGCACGCGCACTCTCTGTCCAGTCAATTTCTTCCTCTTCTGCTGAAATCATCGGTGCATAAGTGACTTGGCTCTCATCTTGCGGTACGGGGGTCAATTCCCCATTTAATAGCTTCGGCAAGGTATCGATTAATAAATCTCGTCCCAATAAACTCAATGCTTCAAATAAATCACCCGTATCGTGCTGATCTTGGATGGTCATTTCTCGTTTCGCTAACATGTCACCTGCATCCATCTTCGGTGTCATATACATAATCGTCACACCGGTCTTCTCATCGCCATTCTTAATCGCATAATGAATCGGAGCGGCTCCGCGATATTTCGGCAACAGTGATGCATGAATATTAATTGCTCCATATGTCGGCAAATCAAGTAATTCTTTTGGCAAAAACTGACCAAATGCAGCCGTTATAATTAAGTCTGGCGCCAATTCTTTCATAATCTCCAATTCCTTTGACCCACGAATGGTTTCTGGCTGCAAGACATTAATTCCGAACCGTTCGGCACATTGTTTCACTGGTGGTGCGGTCAATACACGTTTTCGCCCGACTTTTCGATCGGGTTGAGTGACCACACATTGTACCTCAATCCCTGTTTGTTCACATAAAGCTTCTAAAATCGGCACTGAGAATTGCGGTGTTCCCATAAAAATGATTTTCTTCATTACATATCCGCTCCTTAAATAAAATTCATCGGTTTGGGATCAATTGAAATATATAATCCCCGAGCGATGTCTTGTTGACTCGCCATAAGTAGTTGGTGCAATTTAGTTTTTAAAGCATCTTCTTGTTTATATTTAATAATAGTCTGAAAATGATAGCGATTATGTGTTCGAGCAATACTCTTAGGGGTTGGTCCTAAAATAATCGCCTCATCACTTAACGTTGGTTTTAGCTCAGCGACAATCTCAGCCATCTTCTTGCTAGCTGTCAATTCATCCTCATGACTCACCATCACCCGCACTAAAAAATAATACGGGCTATACTGACTCAGTCGCCTTAGATGCATCTCTTTTTTGAAAAACGTCTCATAATCATAGGCTTGCGCTAATTGAATCGCATAATGTCCAGGATTAAATGTCTGTATAATAACACGACCATCTTTTTGGCCACGCCCTGCTCGTCCACTCACTTGCGTCAGCAACTGAAAAGTACTCTCGGCTGACCGAAAATCGGGCAACCCGAGTGCTGTATCTGCATTCAATACGCCAACTAATGTTACATTAGGAAAATCCAAGCCCTTAGCGATCATCTGCGTCCCGAGCAGGATATCTGCTTCTTTCGCTTCAAACTGCCCTAATAAGCGTTCATGAGCTCCCTTACGCCGAGTGGTATCGACATCCATCCGAATAATCCGGGCTCCCGGCAACGCGTCTTGTAATTCTTCTTCAATCTTCTGCGTTCCTGTACCGTAATAACGAATATTAGGACTCTGACAGGATGGGCATTTTTGAGGAATAGCTTCTTCATGCCCACAATAGTGACATTTCATTGTCTTCGTATCCATATGAAGCGTTTGTGAAATGTCACAATTCGGACACTCTAAGACATATCCACAATCACGGCACATCATAAACGATGAATACCCGCGTCGATTAAGAAGCAAGACTACTTGTTCTCCACGATCAATCCGTGCTTGCATTTGCTCCATTAAGACGTGCGAAAAAGACGACCGATTACCGCGCTTATATTCTTCTCTCATATCGACTACTTCAATCGGAGGCAACGGTTTATCATTCACTCGGTCAGGTAATTCTAACAGTTCATAAACCCCTTTGTAAGCACGCGCTTTTGATTCCAACGAGGGAGTCGCACTTCCTAAAATAACCGGACAACTGTGGTAAGCAGCCCGCCACATCGCGACATCACGCGCATGATATCGGGGCGTATCTTCTTGCTTATAAGTGGTCTCATGCTCTTCATCAATAATAATTAGTCCAAGATGATCAATCGGCGCAAAAATACTGGAGCGTGCTCCAACGACAACTTTTGCCTCACCCCGCTTAATCTTGCGCCACTCATCGTACTTCTCGCCGTCTGATAAGCCACTATGTAAAACGGCTACCGCCTCTTGAAAGCGACTCTTAAACCGATAAGCCATCTGGGGGGTGAGTGCAATTTCAGGCACCAGCATAATCGCTCCTTCGCCTCGATCAAGCACTTGCGCAATCGCTTGTAAATACACTTCGGTCTTCCCGCTACCAGTTACTCCTTGTAATAAAAAAACATCTTGTTGGCGCGCTTGAATAGCCTGCGCAATCTGATTATACGCTGCTTGCTGATCTGATGTTAGTTCTAACTTCTCTGATAACTGAATCGCTTTATGCGCAAACGGATCACGATAGACTTCGACTTCTCGCACCTCACACCACTGCTCTTCTTCGGCACGATTCAGCACTGCTGATGTAATCCCATACTCATCGCGTAATTGTTGCCATAAAATTTCAGCCCCATCCAATTGCTTAAATACTTCTAACAATTCAATTTGGCGGGTGGCATTCGCGCGGACTTGTTCCAATGCTGTTTCTATTTCAGCACGGTTCAGTAGTGGAATAACATACTTTCGCATCTTTTTATTGGCACGATCGGATACTTTATAAACCACATCCACTTGCTCTTGTTGTTTTAAGTCCAATAAGGTATCCAAAATGCCTTGCTCTTCCGCTTGATTCCACGATAAATAAGCCTCATCTCCGAACAACTTCACCCGCTCAGCGTTTGATAGTGCATCAGTTGGAATAATATGTTTATCATATTGTGCGCGTAAAACGGCCGGAAGCATTGTCTGGTAACAACTAATGCGAAAACTAAATGTCTCGTTAGCCATTTTCTCACCCAGTTGAATCAATTCATCACTCAAGACCGGCGTTAAATCCATCACTTGGCTGATTTCTTTTAACTGACCATCAAACTCAGTCACATCATCGGTTTTAACCACAAAGCCTTGAATTTTTCGATCACCTTGACCGAACGGGACAATCACCCGCATACCCGGTAATAATTTCTGTTCTAAATGCGGAGGAATGCGGTAACTATACGGACTATTGGTCTGCATCACCGGTACGTCGACGATAATTTCCGCAATTTGTGGCATTATTTCCCTTCTTTCATGTACTCAGCAACAAATGCTATAATATCTCGCGCTAAAGCTGTTTTTGAATTAAGCGGCAAATGCTTGCGGTCGCCTTCTTTCGTAAAAATAGTGACTTCATTTTGATCGACATTGAAGCCTTGATCTTGACGCGAGACATCATTTGCAATAATCATATCGGCTGCTTTTTTCGTTAACTTATCTTGAGCATACTGTTCTAAGTGATCTGTTTCAGCTGCAAAACCGATTGTAAGCTGGCCTTCTTTTTTGCGTTGACCTAATAGTTGAAGGATATCGGGATTCAAGGACAATTCTAATGTCAAATGGTCTTGTTTTTTTATTTTTTGTTCGGATATATTCTCCGGACGATAATCTGAGACAGCAGCTGCCATAATTACCGCATCTGCTTGTTGGAAGGCTTCTGTCGTATGATCTAACATCTGTTCAGCTGTTTCGACTTGAATGACTTCAACAAGGCTAGAGACAGGTAACTGACTTGTTGTAATTAAAGTCACCTCTGCCCCGGCTAACGTGGCTGCATCTGCTAGAGCATGACCCATTTTGCCAGATGATTTATTCGTCAAGGTCCGTACGGGGTCAATGTATTCCTTCGTTCCCCCCGCTGTAATAACAAATCGCTTCCCTGCTAATAATGTACGGTCACTGACAACTAATTGCGTGAATTCATCAATAATGCGCCCATATTCTGGGAAGCGTCCTTTCCCCTCATATCCTTCTGCCAAAAACCCTGTATCTGGTGTCATTACCACATGATCATCTGCTTCTAACTGCTTTATATTGCGCTGCGTGGCTGCATTTTGATACATCTTATTATTCATTGCCGGCACAAAAAATAGTGGATGGTCTGTTGCAATTAAACTAGTCGAGACAAAATCATCGGCCAATCCATTAGCCACTTTGCTTAATATATTAGCAGTTGCTGGAGCAATAATCGAGTGATCCGCCCAATCTGCTAACGCAATATGATCAATCGAATCTGGCTGCGAAGTATCAAAGGTGTCTGTATAAACAGGATGTTTGCTTAACACACTAAATGTTAAAGGAGCCACAAATTCAGTCGCATGGTCAGTCATCGCGACTCTTACCGATGCTCCTTGTTTGATTAATTCGCGCAACAATACAACAGCTTTATAAGCAGAAATCCCGCCCGTCACGTATAACGCAATTTTTTTCCCTTCTAACACTTGTATCCCTCCATCATTTCTCTATCTTAAGTAAACCTGTCTGTTTATTTCTCTACATACAAAAGAACCCCTTGCTACGTTAATAACAAAGGTATCAATTTGTCTTATTCTTTATTTAGCTGGCTAGAATCAATGACTAAATCGCCGGCTTCAATCTCTTCTAATGCTTTACCAACATTGCGGATAGATTGGTATTCTTCTAACATTTCCTCACCATCTGATGATTCGTCTTCAGCAAGTTGGTGTGCTCGTTTAGCACTTAACATTACTAATGAATATTTTGAATCGATCCGATTAAGCAACTTATCCAATGAAGGGTGTAATAACATTTAATTCATCTCCTCAATAATTTTTGTATACGCTCCTAAATTACGAGACACTTTCAAATGTTCGCTTTCAATAATATGTCTAATTTTTTGTGCCGCTTTATCGACATCATCATTCTCAACAACATAATCGTAATACTGAATGAGTTTCAATTCGTCGACTGCTTTTTTCATGCGTTTTTTGATCATATCACTGCTATCTGTGCCACGACCAGTTATCCGATTCTCTAATTCACCTAAATTAGGCGGTGATAAAAAGATAAAAATCGCTTCTGGCATCTTATTGCGTACTTTCAACGCGCCTTGCACTTCAATCTCCAAAAACACATCGCGACCTGCTTCTAATGTTTCATTTACATACTCAAGGGGGGTGCCATAATAGTTGCCAACATATTCGGCATACTCTAGTAAGCCACCACTCTCGATCAATTGTTCGAACGCTTCACGTGACCGAAAGTAATAATCATGTCCTTCAACTTCTCCCTCTCGCTTATCTCGCGTTGTCATCGATACTGAATAATCAAAATCATTATTATAATGATCAAAAATATGTTTACGGACTGTTCCCTTCCCCACACCTGACGGGCCGGAGAGAACAAGTAATAATCCACGTCCCACCACACAAAATCCTTTCCAATTCCATTATGTATTATAGTTTAACACAAAAACCATTCTATTGTTACCATATTGGCCAATTTTTTCTATTTTCTAAAAAATAGTACTGTTTAAAATTGCTTTTTATCTAGCAAAAAAAAGCAAGGCATTAGCCCTGCTTTTTCCACTACTTTATTCACTGAGAGAATTGTTTTTCTCTTCTCCCATATCTTTGACTTTCATTAAGCGGGTAATACTTGCCCGCTCTTTCTCTTCTAGTTTCATCTCAATAAAGTAAATGGTCTCCTCTAGACGTGGAATGGTCATATGCTCAAGGGCATTAACGCGTCGACGCGTCTTCTCAATCTCATCAGCCATTAGTTGACAAGATTTCTCAATTTCAGCCAACTCCAACATATCAGGCATGACATCGATAAACTGTTTGAACGTACGATCAAGTTCCCCATTCGAGTTTAAATACCCGTATTCAATACTGGAAATATCACTCGCATCACTACTATAATCAAACGTCATCTGTGGCACACGTACACTCATAATGTTTTTCTGATCTAGATTTAATTGAACACTTCGAGATGGAATAGCCATTAATTCTTCGAGATAATTCTCATGAAGTAAGGATTTGGCAATCGAGAAAGATTGCATACCTTGCTTCAACTTTTCTTCTACTTCTTCTCGTAATTCGTTGTTTTTCTTAATAAGTCCGATAAATTGTCGCATTAACTCATCACGTTTGTCTTTCAACAACTTGTGCCCACGAGAAGCGAGTTCGAGCCGGTCCTTTAAGTTAGACAGCTCCATTCGGGTAGGGTTGACATTTAGTTTCTTCGCCATCTACCTCACCCTTCCTTAGGCAAGTATTTATCTAGCATTTCATCTTTAATTCGTTTCAGCTCTTCACGTGGCAAGATTTTCAGAAGATCCCAACCTAGCTCGATCGATTCATCAATCGAACGGTTTGTATAGCTTCCTTGGTTAACATACTCTTCTTCAAAACGATCGGTAAATGCCACATATTTTTTATCTGATTCAGATAACGCGGCTTCACCAAGAACGTTAGCTAACTCTTTAGCTTCTTTTCCTTGCGCATATGCTGCAAAGATTTGGTTCATGGTTGGTGCGTGATCTTCACGTGTTTTACCTTCCCCAATCCCTTCATCTTTTAGACGAGATAGTGATGGTAAAATGTCGATAGGCGGTTCAATTCCTTTGTTTTCCAACTCACGGGAGAGGATAATTTGCCCCTCTGTAATATATCCGGTCAAGTCAGGAATTGGGTGCGTAATATCTTCTTCCGGCATCGTTAAGATTGGAATTTGAGTAACTGATCCATTAATTCCTTCTAAACGTCCCGCACGTTCATACAGAGTTGCCAAGTTCGTGTATAAGTAACCTGGATAACCACGACGACCTGGTACCTCACGACGAGCAGCCGAAATTTCACGAAGCGCATTCGCATAGTTCGTCATGTCTGTTGTAATAATTAAGACGTGCATATCTTTTTCGAAGGCTAGATACTCCGCCGCAGTTAAGGCCATACGCGGAGTCGCAATCCGTTCAATCGCTGGGTCATCTGCCAAGTTAATGAAGACAACAGAACGATCAATCGCACCCGTTTCCTTGAAGTCATT
Coding sequences:
- the fmt gene encoding methionyl-tRNA formyltransferase; the protein is MKKIIFMGTPQFSVPILEALCEQTGIEVQCVVTQPDRKVGRKRVLTAPPVKQCAERFGINVLQPETIRGSKELEIMKELAPDLIITAAFGQFLPKELLDLPTYGAINIHASLLPKYRGAAPIHYAIKNGDEKTGVTIMYMTPKMDAGDMLAKREMTIQDQHDTGDLFEALSLLGRDLLIDTLPKLLNGELTPVPQDESQVTYAPMISAEEEEIDWTESARAIYNKVRAFRPFPSTHTFFQGERFKLWDVAEVARHTSASPGEIIHVSSDELHVAAGDGKAIALIQVQPAGKSKMSITSYLQGTMIEEGMQFEQTNR
- the priA gene encoding primosomal protein N' → MPQIAEIIVDVPVMQTNSPYSYRIPPHLEQKLLPGMRVIVPFGQGDRKIQGFVVKTDDVTEFDGQLKEISQVMDLTPVLSDELIQLGEKMANETFSFRISCYQTMLPAVLRAQYDKHIIPTDALSNAERVKLFGDEAYLSWNQAEEQGILDTLLDLKQQEQVDVVYKVSDRANKKMRKYVIPLLNRAEIETALEQVRANATRQIELLEVFKQLDGAEILWQQLRDEYGITSAVLNRAEEEQWCEVREVEVYRDPFAHKAIQLSEKLELTSDQQAAYNQIAQAIQARQQDVFLLQGVTGSGKTEVYLQAIAQVLDRGEGAIMLVPEIALTPQMAYRFKSRFQEAVAVLHSGLSDGEKYDEWRKIKRGEAKVVVGARSSIFAPIDHLGLIIIDEEHETTYKQEDTPRYHARDVAMWRAAYHSCPVILGSATPSLESKARAYKGVYELLELPDRVNDKPLPPIEVVDMREEYKRGNRSSFSHVLMEQMQARIDRGEQVVLLLNRRGYSSFMMCRDCGYVLECPNCDISQTLHMDTKTMKCHYCGHEEAIPQKCPSCQSPNIRYYGTGTQKIEEELQDALPGARIIRMDVDTTRRKGAHERLLGQFEAKEADILLGTQMIAKGLDFPNVTLVGVLNADTALGLPDFRSAESTFQLLTQVSGRAGRGQKDGRVIIQTFNPGHYAIQLAQAYDYETFFKKEMHLRRLSQYSPYYFLVRVMVSHEDELTASKKMAEIVAELKPTLSDEAIILGPTPKSIARTHNRYHFQTIIKYKQEDALKTKLHQLLMASQQDIARGLYISIDPKPMNFI
- the coaBC gene encoding bifunctional phosphopantothenoylcysteine decarboxylase/phosphopantothenate--cysteine ligase CoaBC — translated: MLEGKKIALYVTGGISAYKAVVLLRELIKQGASVRVAMTDHATEFVAPLTFSVLSKHPVYTDTFDTSQPDSIDHIALADWADHSIIAPATANILSKVANGLADDFVSTSLIATDHPLFFVPAMNNKMYQNAATQRNIKQLEADDHVVMTPDTGFLAEGYEGKGRFPEYGRIIDEFTQLVVSDRTLLAGKRFVITAGGTKEYIDPVRTLTNKSSGKMGHALADAATLAGAEVTLITTSQLPVSSLVEVIQVETAEQMLDHTTEAFQQADAVIMAAAVSDYRPENISEQKIKKQDHLTLELSLNPDILQLLGQRKKEGQLTIGFAAETDHLEQYAQDKLTKKAADMIIANDVSRQDQGFNVDQNEVTIFTKEGDRKHLPLNSKTALARDIIAFVAEYMKEGK
- the rpoZ gene encoding DNA-directed RNA polymerase subunit omega translates to MLLHPSLDKLLNRIDSKYSLVMLSAKRAHQLAEDESSDGEEMLEEYQSIRNVGKALEEIEAGDLVIDSSQLNKE
- the gmk gene encoding guanylate kinase, whose amino-acid sequence is MVGRGLLLVLSGPSGVGKGTVRKHIFDHYNNDFDYSVSMTTRDKREGEVEGHDYYFRSREAFEQLIESGGLLEYAEYVGNYYGTPLEYVNETLEAGRDVFLEIEVQGALKVRNKMPEAIFIFLSPPNLGELENRITGRGTDSSDMIKKRMKKAVDELKLIQYYDYVVENDDVDKAAQKIRHIIESEHLKVSRNLGAYTKIIEEMN
- a CDS encoding V-type ATP synthase subunit D; translation: MAKKLNVNPTRMELSNLKDRLELASRGHKLLKDKRDELMRQFIGLIKKNNELREEVEEKLKQGMQSFSIAKSLLHENYLEELMAIPSRSVQLNLDQKNIMSVRVPQMTFDYSSDASDISSIEYGYLNSNGELDRTFKQFIDVMPDMLELAEIEKSCQLMADEIEKTRRRVNALEHMTIPRLEETIYFIEMKLEEKERASITRLMKVKDMGEEKNNSLSE
- a CDS encoding V-type ATP synthase subunit B — translated: MLKEYKTVSEVVGPLMTVEGVEGVKFDELVEIELQNGERRQGQVLEIEGDKAIVQIFEGSEGINLPDTKVRFLGRPLSLDVSEDMIGRTFDGMGRVNDGGPDLIPEKTLDINGKAINPVARMYPDEFIQTGVSTIDHLNTLVRGQKLPVFSASGLPHEELAAQIARQAQVVGTDEEFAVVFAAVGITHEEAEFFMNDFKETGAIDRSVVFINLADDPAIERIATPRMALTAAEYLAFEKDMHVLIITTDMTNYANALREISAARREVPGRRGYPGYLYTNLATLYERAGRLEGINGSVTQIPILTMPEEDITHPIPDLTGYITEGQIILSRELENKGIEPPIDILPSLSRLKDEGIGEGKTREDHAPTMNQIFAAYAQGKEAKELANVLGEAALSESDKKYVAFTDRFEEEYVNQGSYTNRSIDESIELGWDLLKILPREELKRIKDEMLDKYLPKEG